In Stenotrophomonas sp. ASS1, the following proteins share a genomic window:
- a CDS encoding endonuclease/exonuclease/phosphatase family protein, with product MLSRFRRPALCALLALALPAVAWAAAPAPLKVMSFNVRTPADTEPGKRWPDRRDAMVKVILDAHPAVIGTQELVKEQADFLSGHLPGYRWFGEGRRGGSGDEHMGVFYDSKVLAIEESGNFWLSDTPEVPGSISWGNLYPRMVTWALFRRLDDGRRFYFMNTHLPYRDEDEPRRVKGAELIGKRLQALPADLPVVLTGDFNSEPGGDTYKAFTRLLQDTRTQVKAPQGPRLTFHDFTGKATVQLDWVLVRGFHARSFLTDDRRIDGVLPSDHFPLVVELDWPKH from the coding sequence ATGTTGTCGCGTTTCCGTCGCCCTGCGCTGTGTGCGCTGCTGGCGCTTGCTCTGCCTGCCGTCGCCTGGGCTGCTGCGCCGGCGCCACTGAAAGTGATGTCGTTCAATGTCCGTACCCCGGCCGATACCGAACCGGGCAAGCGCTGGCCGGACCGTCGCGATGCCATGGTCAAGGTCATCCTCGATGCACACCCGGCCGTGATCGGCACGCAGGAGCTGGTGAAGGAACAGGCCGACTTCCTGTCCGGGCATCTGCCCGGCTACCGCTGGTTCGGTGAAGGCCGCCGCGGTGGCAGCGGCGATGAACACATGGGCGTGTTCTACGACAGCAAGGTGCTGGCCATCGAGGAATCCGGCAACTTCTGGTTATCCGATACGCCCGAAGTACCCGGCAGCATCAGCTGGGGCAACCTGTACCCGCGCATGGTCACCTGGGCCCTGTTCCGGCGCCTGGACGATGGCCGCCGTTTCTACTTCATGAATACCCACCTGCCCTATCGCGACGAGGACGAACCGCGCAGGGTGAAGGGTGCCGAGCTGATCGGCAAGCGCCTGCAAGCCCTGCCTGCCGACCTGCCGGTGGTCCTGACCGGTGACTTCAACAGCGAGCCCGGCGGTGACACCTACAAGGCGTTCACCCGCCTGCTGCAGGACACACGCACGCAGGTGAAGGCACCGCAGGGACCACGCCTGACCTTCCACGACTTCACCGGCAAGGCCACCGTGCAGCTGGACTGGGTGCTGGTGCGCGGCTTCCATGCCCGCAGTTTCCTCACCGATGACCGCCGCATCGACGGCGTGCTGCCGTCGGATCACTTCCCGCTGGTGGTCGAGCTGGACTGGCCGAAGCACTGA
- a CDS encoding PA1136 family autoinducer-binding transcriptional regulator has product MSDLVQALLELERARSLSAVGAVLRGISAPLGYDRVLVFATGTGLERGTQRVYWIEGDWFGDGSTTDLARYLHACPVNRHVLDSDAPFFWSKRQGVRGERYQVVKQPRGEGLHGLQVPVFGTTGLEGAISFAGTAIDASASARLLLDAAAAAAFRAARRLSEAPTELSGSALSTREREVLRWVAAGRRQAEIAATLGLSARTVENHLRRARQRLGVATTAQAVRAASRRGEIED; this is encoded by the coding sequence GTGAGCGATCTGGTGCAGGCGTTGCTGGAACTGGAACGCGCCCGCTCACTGAGTGCGGTGGGCGCGGTACTGCGCGGCATCTCTGCACCGCTGGGCTACGACCGCGTGCTGGTGTTCGCCACCGGCACGGGGTTGGAACGCGGTACCCAGCGCGTGTACTGGATCGAGGGCGACTGGTTCGGCGACGGCAGCACTACCGACCTCGCGCGCTACCTGCACGCCTGTCCGGTCAATCGCCACGTTCTGGACAGTGACGCGCCGTTCTTCTGGAGCAAGCGCCAGGGCGTTCGCGGCGAACGCTATCAGGTGGTAAAGCAGCCACGTGGTGAAGGCCTGCACGGTCTGCAGGTGCCGGTGTTCGGCACCACAGGGCTGGAAGGCGCGATCAGTTTTGCGGGGACAGCGATCGATGCATCGGCCAGCGCGCGACTGCTGCTGGATGCTGCTGCAGCTGCAGCATTCCGTGCCGCACGCCGGCTTTCCGAGGCGCCCACCGAGCTTTCCGGAAGTGCGTTGAGCACGCGCGAACGCGAGGTGCTGCGCTGGGTCGCCGCCGGCCGTCGCCAGGCGGAAATCGCGGCCACGCTGGGACTTTCCGCCCGTACGGTGGAGAATCATCTGCGACGCGCGCGCCAGCGCCTGGGCGTGGCAACCACCGCGCAGGCGGTGCGTGCTGCCAGTCGGCGCGGCGAGATCGAGGACTGA
- a CDS encoding efflux transporter outer membrane subunit: MVIRTLAMAVSSLVLAGCVSVGPNYKAPVQDPVVLQGAQQPVFSTTSPVASWWAQFDDPVLEELVHGALSDNLDLRVAVARVSQARAVFVESRFDQAPHVTAGGSYDRRKQPDPQLGGQRVFSESYQLGFDAGWELDLFGRKRRAAEAARADLDAEQANLADAQVLIAAEVARNYFELRGTQKRIAVAQHTLVNLRETQKLTEARWELGAGSELDVQSSRARLKAIEADIPLLEVAETQSRNRLAVLLGQRPETLTAMLAPHEVPAFAKALPLGDTRELLRQRADVRVAERRLAAATARVGVATADLFPRLSLSGFVGFLGGDASGLVNGNNKAWSLTPSLSWAAFDFGTVRARLRASKAEAEGVAAQYEQTVLLALEDTENALTRYSKQQARLAIVVEQAQAARRAESLAQIRYREGSEDFLTLLDAQRTQLAADDALAAAESEVNVSVVGVYKALGGWGQSPQPASVAQVQ; the protein is encoded by the coding sequence ATGGTGATCCGCACGTTGGCGATGGCCGTCTCCAGCCTGGTGCTGGCAGGCTGTGTCAGCGTCGGCCCGAACTACAAGGCGCCGGTGCAGGATCCGGTGGTGCTGCAGGGTGCGCAGCAGCCGGTGTTCAGCACCACCTCGCCGGTGGCCAGCTGGTGGGCGCAGTTCGATGATCCGGTGCTGGAAGAGCTGGTGCACGGTGCACTGTCGGACAACCTGGACCTGCGCGTGGCCGTGGCCCGCGTCAGCCAGGCCCGCGCGGTGTTCGTCGAAAGCCGCTTCGACCAGGCGCCCCACGTTACCGCGGGCGGCAGCTACGATCGCCGCAAGCAACCCGATCCGCAGCTGGGTGGGCAGCGGGTGTTCAGTGAAAGCTACCAGCTCGGCTTCGATGCGGGCTGGGAGCTGGATCTGTTCGGCCGCAAGCGCCGTGCTGCAGAAGCCGCGCGTGCCGACCTCGACGCCGAGCAGGCCAACCTGGCCGACGCACAGGTACTGATCGCCGCCGAAGTGGCACGCAACTACTTCGAGCTGCGCGGCACACAGAAGCGCATCGCCGTGGCCCAGCACACCCTGGTCAATCTGCGCGAGACGCAGAAGCTGACCGAGGCACGCTGGGAGCTGGGCGCCGGCAGCGAGCTGGACGTGCAGAGCAGTCGTGCCCGGCTGAAGGCCATCGAGGCCGACATTCCGCTACTGGAAGTGGCCGAAACGCAGTCGCGCAACCGCCTGGCGGTTCTGCTGGGCCAGCGTCCGGAAACGCTGACCGCCATGCTTGCGCCGCACGAAGTGCCGGCATTCGCCAAGGCGCTGCCGCTGGGCGATACCCGCGAGCTGCTGCGCCAACGCGCCGACGTGCGCGTGGCCGAGCGTCGTCTTGCCGCCGCTACCGCGCGGGTGGGCGTGGCCACGGCGGATCTGTTCCCGCGGCTGTCGCTGTCCGGATTCGTCGGCTTCCTCGGTGGCGATGCCAGTGGCCTGGTCAATGGCAACAACAAGGCCTGGTCGCTGACGCCGTCGCTGAGCTGGGCGGCCTTCGATTTCGGCACCGTACGTGCACGCCTGCGTGCCAGCAAGGCCGAGGCCGAAGGCGTGGCAGCACAGTATGAGCAGACGGTGCTGCTGGCACTGGAAGACACCGAGAACGCGCTGACCCGCTATTCCAAGCAGCAGGCGCGGCTGGCGATCGTGGTCGAGCAGGCGCAGGCGGCACGCCGTGCCGAGTCGCTGGCGCAGATCCGCTATCGCGAGGGCTCGGAGGACTTCCTGACCCTGCTGGATGCGCAGCGTACGCAGCTGGCAGCCGATGATGCGTTGGCCGCGGCCGAGTCCGAGGTCAACGTCAGCGTGGTGGGGGTGTACAAGGCGCTGGGTGGTTGGGGTCAATCACCGCAGCCGGCGAGTGTGGCGCAGGTGCAGTAA
- a CDS encoding efflux RND transporter periplasmic adaptor subunit: MTSPNSTPHRFGHRIAMVGVSILAAAVLAACSGGHAEEAGAPPPPQVSAAPVLVKQVSQWDEFSGRVEAVQSVELRPRVSGYIDKVNYVEGQEVKKGEVLFTIDARSYQAEYDRAAAELARARTQATLARSESERAKRLSEQQAISTETAEQRRAAADQSGAAVQAAQAALDAARLNLEFTKVRAPIDGRAGRAMVTAGNLVTAGDSASVLTTLVSLDTVFVYFDADESTFLRYAQMARKGERPSERDSDLPVKVGLSGEEGYPHSGKVDFLDNQVARSTGTIRVRALLDNADRQFTPGLFARVQLLGSGQFQALLIDEKAVLTDQDRKYVYVVDKDGKAQRRDIQLGRTADGLRIVEHGLAAGDKVIIDGVQKVFMPGMPVQAKAVAMQPQAAPPAPGRDATAALNH; this comes from the coding sequence ATGACTTCCCCCAATTCCACCCCACATCGTTTCGGCCATCGCATCGCGATGGTCGGCGTGTCGATCCTCGCCGCAGCCGTGCTGGCGGCCTGCAGCGGCGGCCACGCCGAAGAAGCCGGTGCACCGCCGCCGCCGCAGGTCAGTGCTGCACCGGTGCTGGTCAAGCAGGTCAGCCAGTGGGACGAGTTCAGCGGCCGCGTCGAAGCGGTACAGAGCGTTGAACTGCGCCCGCGCGTGTCCGGCTACATCGACAAGGTCAACTACGTCGAAGGCCAGGAAGTGAAGAAGGGCGAAGTGCTCTTCACCATCGACGCGCGCAGCTACCAGGCCGAGTACGATCGCGCCGCTGCCGAACTGGCCCGCGCCCGCACCCAGGCCACGCTGGCCCGCAGTGAATCCGAGCGTGCCAAGCGCTTGTCCGAGCAGCAGGCCATTTCCACCGAGACGGCCGAGCAGCGTCGCGCTGCGGCTGACCAGTCCGGTGCCGCCGTACAGGCGGCCCAGGCTGCGCTGGATGCGGCCCGCCTCAACCTGGAGTTCACCAAGGTGCGTGCGCCGATCGACGGCCGTGCCGGCCGCGCGATGGTCACCGCCGGCAACCTGGTCACCGCCGGCGACAGCGCCAGCGTGCTGACCACGCTGGTCTCGCTGGACACCGTGTTCGTCTACTTCGATGCCGATGAAAGCACTTTCCTTCGCTATGCGCAGATGGCGCGCAAGGGTGAACGCCCGAGCGAGCGTGACAGCGATCTGCCGGTGAAGGTCGGTCTGTCCGGCGAAGAGGGTTACCCGCATTCGGGCAAGGTCGACTTCCTCGACAACCAGGTCGCCCGCAGCACCGGTACCATCCGCGTCCGCGCGCTGCTGGACAACGCCGATCGCCAGTTCACGCCGGGCCTGTTCGCCCGCGTGCAGCTGCTCGGCAGCGGCCAGTTCCAGGCCCTGCTGATCGACGAGAAGGCCGTTCTGACCGACCAGGACCGCAAGTATGTCTACGTGGTCGACAAGGATGGCAAGGCCCAGCGCCGCGACATCCAGCTCGGTCGCACCGCTGATGGCCTGCGTATTGTCGAGCACGGCCTGGCCGCCGGCGACAAGGTGATCATCGACGGCGTGCAGAAGGTCTTCATGCCGGGCATGCCGGTGCAGGCCAAGGCCGTGGCGATGCAGCCGCAGGCTGCGCCACCGGCACCGGGCCGCGATGCCACCGCCGCGCTGAACCACTGA
- a CDS encoding VOC family protein, whose amino-acid sequence MAHQSRLAGFIIDCEGIPADEGARFWSAALGLQAQPAYAEDGAEYADLQGAPAGLNVEVQRVNHPSRVHLDIESDDIDAEADRLEKLGARRIGFVKRWWVMEAPTGHRFCIVRMRERETPANHWP is encoded by the coding sequence ATGGCACACCAGAGCCGCCTGGCCGGTTTCATCATCGATTGCGAGGGCATTCCCGCCGACGAAGGTGCCCGCTTCTGGTCCGCCGCGCTCGGCCTGCAGGCGCAGCCCGCCTATGCCGAAGACGGCGCCGAGTACGCCGACCTGCAGGGCGCGCCCGCAGGCCTGAACGTGGAGGTGCAACGCGTCAATCATCCTTCACGGGTGCACCTGGACATCGAGAGCGACGACATCGACGCCGAGGCCGACCGCCTGGAGAAGCTCGGCGCGCGGCGGATAGGCTTCGTCAAACGCTGGTGGGTGATGGAAGCACCGACCGGCCATCGCTTCTGCATCGTGCGCATGCGCGAGCGCGAGACACCAGCCAATCACTGGCCCTGA
- a CDS encoding SDR family oxidoreductase: protein MNSHQNKIALVTGATRGIGAETVRQLAQAGVHTLLAGRKRETAVEQALKLQAEGLPVEAIQLDVTDAASIAEAVEQVRQRHGRLDILVNNAGIMIENPAQAPSEQSLDTWKRTFDTNVYALVAVTQAFLPLVRQAKSGRIVNVSSMLGSQTLHADPTSGIYDFKIPAYNASKAAVNSWTLALAHELRSTQIKVNTVHPGYVKTDMNGGHGEIEISEGARSSVQMALIGHEGPNGSFTYLGEVLPW, encoded by the coding sequence ATGAACTCTCATCAGAACAAGATCGCGCTGGTCACCGGCGCCACCCGCGGCATCGGCGCCGAGACCGTGCGCCAGCTGGCCCAGGCCGGCGTGCATACGCTACTGGCCGGCCGCAAGCGCGAGACCGCCGTAGAGCAGGCGCTGAAGCTGCAGGCCGAGGGCCTGCCGGTGGAAGCCATCCAGCTGGACGTGACCGATGCAGCCAGCATCGCCGAAGCGGTCGAGCAGGTACGCCAGCGCCATGGGCGCCTGGACATCCTGGTCAACAACGCCGGCATCATGATCGAGAACCCGGCGCAGGCGCCGTCCGAACAGTCGCTGGATACCTGGAAGCGCACTTTCGACACCAACGTGTACGCACTGGTTGCGGTGACCCAGGCCTTCCTGCCACTGGTCAGGCAGGCCAAGTCCGGGCGCATCGTCAACGTTTCGAGCATGCTCGGCTCGCAGACCCTGCATGCTGATCCGACCTCGGGCATCTACGATTTCAAGATTCCCGCGTACAACGCCTCCAAGGCAGCGGTGAACAGCTGGACGCTGGCGCTGGCGCATGAACTGCGCAGCACCCAGATCAAGGTCAATACCGTGCATCCGGGTTACGTGAAAACCGACATGAACGGCGGCCACGGTGAGATTGAGATCAGCGAAGGCGCGCGCTCCAGCGTGCAGATGGCACTGATCGGCCATGAAGGCCCGAACGGCAGCTTCACTTACCTGGGCGAGGTGCTGCCATGGTGA
- a CDS encoding multidrug efflux RND transporter permease subunit, with amino-acid sequence MDFSRFFIDRPIFAAVLSIVIFAAGLITIPILPISEYPEVVPPSVVVRTVYPGANPKVIAETVATPLEEAINGVEGMMYLKSVAGSDGVLQMTVTFRPGTDPDAAAVKVQNRVAQAQARLPEDVRRQGVTTQKQSPTFLMVVHLTSPNGKYDTLYLRNYARLHVKDALARIPGVGDAQIFGGGDYAMRAWLDPDKVASRGLTASDVVRAMREQNVQVSAGQLGAEPLPNSQFLTLINAQGRLKTEKEFGDIVLKSGVDGEIVRLADVARLELGAGDYTLRSQLDGKNAVGIGIFQSPGANALEIRDQVISTMDEMQKTMPADVKYEAVYDTTIFVRDSIKAVVSTLLEAIALVVLVVILFLQTWRASIIPLIAVPVSVVGTFAALYLLGFSINTLSLFGLVLAIGIVVDDAIVVVENVERNIEEGLSPTAAAHQAMREVSGPIIAIALVLCAVFVPMAFLSGVTGQFYKQFAVTIAISTVISAINSLTLSPALAARLLKAHGAPKDGPSRLIDRLFGWVFRPFNRFFKSSSEKYERGVARILGRRGAVFVVYAILLVGTGVIFKLVPPGFIPTQDKLYLIAGVKLPEGSSIARTDEMLRKVAKIAQETDGVAHTISFPGLNALQFTNTPNTGVAFIPLKPFAERHGRTAAQINAEINQKIAGLQEGFAFSMMPPPILGLGNGNGYQMFIEDRGNLGYGALQNAVQAMQGTVAQTPGMAFPISSYQANVPQLDAEVDRVKAKAQGVQLTELFDTLQTYLGSAYVNDFNQFGRTWQVIAQADGPYRETVEDIGKLRTRNDRGEMVPIGSMVTIKQTFGPDPVLRFNGYPAADLAGEADPRLLSSAEAMNKLTEIAGKVLPVGMTTEWTDLSYQQATQGKAAFIVFPVAIMLAFLVLAALYESWSLPLAVILIVPMTLLSALFGVWLTGGDNNVFVQVGLVVLMGLACKNAILIVEFARELEMGGKGIVEAALEACRLRLRPIVMTSIAFIAGTVPLVLSHGAGAEVRSVTGITVFAGMLGVTLFGLFLTPVFYVALRKFVTRNGGGQLVQHGEPTIHH; translated from the coding sequence ATGGACTTTTCCCGTTTCTTCATCGACAGGCCGATCTTCGCGGCGGTGCTGTCGATCGTGATCTTCGCCGCAGGCCTGATCACGATTCCAATCCTGCCGATCAGCGAGTACCCCGAAGTGGTGCCGCCGTCGGTGGTCGTGCGCACGGTGTATCCGGGCGCCAACCCCAAGGTCATTGCCGAGACCGTCGCCACCCCGCTTGAAGAGGCGATCAACGGCGTCGAAGGCATGATGTACCTGAAGTCGGTCGCCGGCTCGGACGGTGTGCTGCAGATGACCGTCACCTTCCGCCCGGGCACCGACCCGGACGCGGCGGCGGTGAAGGTGCAGAACCGCGTGGCGCAGGCGCAGGCGCGCCTGCCCGAGGACGTGCGCCGGCAGGGCGTGACCACGCAGAAGCAGTCGCCGACCTTCCTGATGGTGGTGCATCTGACCTCGCCGAACGGCAAGTACGACACCCTGTACCTGCGCAACTACGCCCGTCTGCACGTCAAGGATGCGCTGGCGCGTATTCCGGGCGTGGGTGACGCGCAGATCTTCGGTGGTGGTGACTACGCCATGCGCGCCTGGCTGGACCCGGACAAGGTCGCCTCGCGCGGCCTGACCGCCAGCGACGTGGTGCGCGCGATGCGTGAGCAGAACGTACAGGTTTCGGCCGGCCAGCTCGGTGCCGAACCGTTGCCGAACAGCCAGTTCCTGACCCTGATCAATGCCCAGGGCCGCTTGAAGACTGAAAAGGAATTCGGCGACATCGTGCTCAAGAGCGGTGTTGATGGCGAGATCGTGCGCCTGGCCGATGTGGCCCGCCTGGAACTGGGTGCCGGTGACTACACCCTGCGTTCGCAGCTGGACGGCAAGAACGCGGTGGGTATCGGTATCTTCCAGTCGCCGGGTGCCAATGCACTGGAGATCCGTGACCAGGTCATCTCGACGATGGACGAGATGCAGAAGACCATGCCGGCCGACGTGAAGTACGAAGCCGTGTATGACACCACCATCTTCGTGCGCGACTCGATCAAGGCCGTGGTCTCCACGCTGCTGGAAGCGATCGCGCTGGTGGTGCTGGTGGTGATCCTGTTCCTGCAGACCTGGCGTGCGTCGATCATTCCGCTGATCGCGGTGCCGGTGTCGGTGGTCGGTACTTTCGCCGCGCTGTACCTGCTGGGCTTCTCGATCAATACGCTGAGCCTGTTCGGCCTGGTGCTGGCGATCGGCATCGTGGTCGATGACGCGATCGTGGTGGTGGAGAACGTCGAGCGCAACATCGAAGAAGGCCTGTCGCCCACCGCCGCGGCCCACCAGGCCATGCGTGAGGTGTCCGGCCCGATCATCGCGATCGCGCTGGTGCTGTGTGCCGTGTTCGTGCCGATGGCCTTCCTGTCGGGTGTCACTGGCCAGTTCTACAAGCAGTTCGCGGTCACCATCGCCATCTCCACGGTGATCTCGGCGATCAACTCGCTGACCCTGTCGCCGGCCCTGGCCGCGCGCCTGCTGAAGGCCCATGGAGCGCCGAAGGACGGCCCGAGCCGCTTGATCGACCGCCTGTTCGGCTGGGTGTTCCGTCCGTTCAACCGCTTCTTCAAGTCCAGTTCGGAGAAGTACGAGCGTGGCGTGGCTCGCATCCTCGGCCGTCGTGGTGCGGTGTTCGTGGTCTACGCGATCCTGCTGGTCGGTACCGGTGTGATCTTCAAGCTGGTGCCGCCGGGCTTCATCCCGACCCAGGACAAGCTGTACCTGATCGCGGGTGTGAAGTTGCCGGAAGGTTCGTCGATCGCGCGTACCGATGAAATGCTGCGCAAGGTCGCCAAGATCGCCCAGGAAACCGATGGCGTGGCCCACACCATCTCGTTCCCGGGTTTGAACGCGCTGCAGTTCACCAACACGCCGAACACCGGTGTGGCGTTCATTCCGCTCAAGCCGTTCGCCGAGCGCCATGGCCGTACCGCCGCGCAGATCAACGCCGAGATCAACCAGAAGATCGCCGGTCTGCAGGAAGGCTTCGCCTTCTCGATGATGCCGCCGCCGATCCTCGGCCTGGGCAACGGCAACGGCTACCAGATGTTCATCGAGGATCGTGGCAACCTGGGTTACGGCGCGCTGCAGAATGCTGTACAGGCAATGCAGGGCACCGTTGCGCAGACGCCGGGCATGGCCTTCCCGATTTCCAGCTACCAGGCCAATGTGCCGCAGCTGGATGCCGAGGTCGACCGCGTCAAGGCCAAGGCACAGGGCGTGCAGCTCACCGAACTGTTCGACACGCTGCAGACCTACCTCGGCTCGGCCTACGTCAACGACTTCAACCAGTTCGGCCGTACCTGGCAGGTCATCGCGCAGGCGGACGGTCCGTACCGCGAAACGGTCGAGGACATCGGCAAGCTGCGTACCCGCAATGACCGCGGCGAGATGGTGCCGATCGGTTCGATGGTCACCATCAAGCAGACCTTCGGCCCGGACCCGGTGCTGCGCTTCAATGGCTATCCGGCGGCGGATCTGGCCGGTGAAGCCGACCCGCGCCTGCTGTCTTCGGCCGAGGCGATGAACAAGCTGACCGAGATCGCCGGCAAGGTGCTGCCGGTGGGCATGACCACCGAATGGACCGACCTGAGCTACCAGCAGGCAACCCAGGGCAAGGCCGCCTTCATCGTGTTCCCGGTGGCGATCATGCTGGCCTTCCTGGTGCTGGCCGCGCTGTACGAGAGCTGGTCGCTGCCGCTGGCGGTGATCCTGATCGTGCCGATGACCCTGCTGTCCGCGCTGTTCGGCGTGTGGCTGACCGGTGGCGACAACAACGTGTTCGTGCAGGTCGGCCTGGTGGTGCTGATGGGCCTGGCGTGCAAGAACGCGATCCTGATCGTCGAATTCGCCAGAGAGCTGGAGATGGGCGGCAAGGGCATCGTTGAAGCTGCGCTGGAAGCCTGCCGCCTGCGCCTGCGCCCGATCGTGATGACCTCCATCGCGTTCATCGCCGGCACCGTACCGCTGGTGCTGTCGCACGGTGCAGGTGCCGAGGTGCGCTCGGTGACCGGTATCACCGTGTTCGCCGGCATGCTGGGCGTGACCCTGTTCGGCCTGTTCCTCACCCCGGTGTTCTACGTGGCCCTGCGCAAGTTCGTCACCCGCAACGGTGGTGGCCAGCTGGTGCAGCACGGCGAGCCGACCATCCACCACTGA
- the hchA gene encoding glyoxalase III HchA, with the protein MNTQEPSRHPSPDPAERDAFFPSPYSLSQFTSAKSDLSGADYPDARRDGRWKVLMIAADERYLPTANGHLFSTGNHPVETLLPMYHLDKAGFDIDVATLSGNAAKFEWWAFPHEDKEIGGLYDRYEARFRQPLPLDEVVAGLDAASDYAAVFIPGGHGALIGLPQSRAVKAALHWAMAEQRHIITLCHGPAALLAAGVDEADGGSLFRGYRICAFPDAMDRQTPEIGYMPGQLPWFFGERLAQQGVQIVNDGIDGSVLQDRLLLTGDSPLAGNALGKLAARTLLDALAGR; encoded by the coding sequence ATGAACACGCAAGAGCCCAGCCGCCACCCCAGCCCCGATCCGGCCGAGCGCGACGCCTTCTTCCCGTCGCCGTACTCGCTGTCACAGTTCACATCGGCGAAGAGCGACCTGTCCGGCGCCGACTATCCCGACGCGCGCCGCGATGGCCGCTGGAAGGTGCTGATGATCGCTGCGGACGAACGCTATCTGCCCACCGCCAACGGCCACCTGTTCTCCACCGGCAACCATCCGGTGGAAACCCTGCTGCCGATGTACCATCTGGACAAGGCCGGCTTCGACATCGATGTGGCCACGCTGTCCGGCAACGCCGCCAAGTTCGAGTGGTGGGCGTTCCCGCATGAGGACAAGGAAATCGGCGGACTGTACGACCGCTACGAAGCCCGCTTCCGCCAGCCACTGCCGTTGGATGAGGTGGTGGCAGGCCTCGATGCCGCGTCGGACTATGCAGCCGTGTTCATTCCCGGTGGCCACGGCGCCCTCATCGGACTGCCGCAGAGTCGCGCGGTAAAGGCGGCCCTGCACTGGGCGATGGCCGAGCAACGTCACATCATCACCCTCTGCCACGGCCCGGCCGCATTGCTGGCCGCAGGCGTTGACGAGGCCGACGGTGGTTCGCTGTTCCGCGGCTACCGCATCTGTGCCTTCCCCGATGCGATGGACCGGCAGACGCCGGAGATCGGCTACATGCCCGGGCAGCTGCCGTGGTTCTTCGGTGAGCGCCTGGCGCAGCAGGGCGTGCAGATCGTCAACGACGGCATCGATGGCAGCGTGCTGCAGGACCGCCTGTTGCTGACCGGCGACAGCCCGCTGGCCGGCAATGCGCTGGGCAAGCTGGCCGCGCGCACGCTGCTCGACGCATTGGCCGGGCGCTGA